In Devosia sp. 1566, a single genomic region encodes these proteins:
- a CDS encoding extracellular solute-binding protein: MLKKLLLASTAMAMLGALAAPAMAQTTLRLVSKDLLNSNPDDVKEIEAIEAALKERGVDVDIQIVDLPGSGYADALGVMLLSGDIPDIMYFQGGDQKMAEQGVLEDLTPWIEKSEFIKDALWPHNVERLANYPYLLYVYPSRAPQPVMRQDWLDELGMEPPTTVEDYEALFQAIHDADLDGDGTPGNTLGLTGFGNTGELDSIFNQAFGVSATWMKNADGTWVNSRVTDAERAKLEFYARLASKGLYDKEYVTNTFDVKEDKFYTGRAGVIFGSSPEVIDIYSGKMRQAHPGEEITLTVLPVPEGPGGKGLAAVDVSKEARGWAISSLSEHKEEAFAVLDFMASKEGQDIDRMGFADVHHTVGADGTVTFTDQISTWYARFFNAANWTPATPLLSPTAQTALDTIKGNFTPDNAFVWPAEYAADVDAAEQVYRGWVAKFITGEASLDQWDQFVAEYNAAGGQRMAEYAATVLGQ; encoded by the coding sequence ATGCTGAAGAAACTACTGCTGGCCTCGACGGCCATGGCAATGCTGGGGGCGCTGGCTGCGCCGGCAATGGCGCAAACCACGCTGCGCCTTGTGAGCAAGGATCTGCTCAACAGCAATCCCGATGACGTCAAGGAAATCGAGGCGATCGAAGCGGCGCTCAAGGAGCGCGGCGTTGATGTCGATATCCAGATCGTCGACCTGCCGGGCTCGGGCTATGCCGATGCGCTGGGCGTGATGCTGCTCTCGGGCGATATCCCGGACATCATGTATTTCCAGGGTGGCGACCAGAAAATGGCCGAGCAGGGAGTGCTCGAGGACCTCACGCCCTGGATCGAAAAGTCCGAGTTCATCAAGGATGCGCTGTGGCCGCACAATGTGGAGCGCCTCGCGAACTACCCTTATCTGCTCTACGTGTACCCTTCGCGCGCGCCTCAGCCGGTGATGCGCCAGGACTGGCTCGACGAGCTGGGCATGGAGCCCCCGACCACGGTCGAGGACTATGAAGCGCTGTTCCAGGCCATCCACGATGCCGATCTCGATGGCGACGGCACGCCGGGCAATACGCTGGGCCTGACGGGGTTCGGCAATACTGGCGAACTCGATTCCATCTTCAACCAGGCCTTTGGCGTCAGCGCCACCTGGATGAAAAATGCCGATGGCACCTGGGTTAATTCGCGCGTCACCGATGCCGAGCGCGCCAAGCTCGAATTCTATGCGCGCCTTGCCAGCAAGGGTCTTTACGACAAGGAATATGTCACCAACACTTTCGATGTGAAGGAAGACAAGTTCTATACCGGCCGGGCCGGGGTGATCTTTGGCTCTTCGCCAGAGGTGATCGACATTTATTCGGGCAAGATGCGCCAGGCCCATCCGGGCGAGGAGATCACGCTGACCGTGCTGCCAGTACCGGAAGGCCCGGGCGGCAAGGGCCTTGCAGCGGTTGACGTGTCCAAGGAAGCGCGCGGCTGGGCGATCTCGTCCCTGTCCGAGCACAAGGAAGAAGCCTTTGCCGTGCTCGATTTCATGGCGAGCAAGGAAGGTCAGGATATCGACCGCATGGGCTTTGCCGATGTGCACCATACTGTAGGCGCTGACGGCACGGTGACCTTCACCGATCAGATCTCGACCTGGTATGCGCGCTTCTTCAATGCCGCGAACTGGACGCCCGCGACCCCGCTGCTTTCGCCCACGGCGCAGACGGCGCTCGACACGATCAAGGGCAATTTCACCCCAGACAACGCCTTTGTCTGGCCAGCTGAATATGCCGCCGATGTGGACGCGGCCGAGCAGGTTTATCGCGGCTGGGTCGCCAAGTTCATCACCGGCGAAGCGAGCCTCGATCAATGGGACCAGTTTGTGGCGGAATACAATGCCGCGGGCGGCCAGCGCATGGCTGAATATGCCGCGACGGTGCTGGGCCAGTAA
- a CDS encoding carbohydrate ABC transporter permease produces MFGQSRRTPLERVEYVLIVSTLLLLVVFTLQPLLNLLALSLSEPSKVAGFSGLSIIPDGFSPDVWMLLLQHPNVQRGIFNSVWMTATSVCIGVFGTALMAWGMSRPGLPGRRIIFLLVLVTIVFEPGIIPDYFLMKRMGLLNTPWSVIMYKAISAWYLIILIRFFEEIPQELLEAAELDGANPFQTFFMVVLPLAKPALATIALFYLVLHWNEFFRAMIYLNDQTKWPLQVVLRQFVIEGDKLAIVGANNAANNIGLAQINIRALKAGMILITILPILAIYPLILKFFTKGTMSGALKG; encoded by the coding sequence ATGTTTGGTCAATCGCGCCGGACGCCGCTCGAGCGGGTCGAATATGTGCTGATCGTGTCAACGCTCCTGCTGCTGGTGGTGTTCACCCTGCAGCCGCTGCTGAACCTTTTGGCCCTGTCATTGTCCGAGCCCAGCAAGGTCGCTGGTTTTTCGGGCCTCTCGATCATCCCCGACGGGTTTTCGCCCGATGTGTGGATGCTGCTGCTGCAGCATCCCAATGTGCAGCGCGGCATTTTCAACTCGGTGTGGATGACCGCCACCAGCGTGTGCATCGGCGTCTTCGGCACCGCCTTGATGGCCTGGGGTATGTCGCGGCCGGGCCTGCCCGGACGGCGGATCATTTTCCTGCTCGTGCTCGTCACCATCGTGTTCGAGCCCGGGATCATTCCCGACTATTTCCTGATGAAACGCATGGGCCTGCTCAACACGCCCTGGTCGGTGATCATGTATAAGGCGATCAGCGCCTGGTATCTCATCATCCTGATCCGCTTCTTCGAGGAGATCCCGCAGGAGCTTTTGGAAGCGGCCGAGCTTGATGGCGCCAATCCGTTCCAGACCTTTTTCATGGTGGTGCTGCCGCTGGCCAAGCCGGCGCTGGCGACGATTGCCCTGTTTTATCTCGTGCTGCACTGGAACGAGTTTTTCCGGGCGATGATCTATCTCAACGACCAGACCAAATGGCCGCTGCAGGTGGTGTTGCGCCAGTTCGTCATCGAGGGCGACAAGCTCGCCATCGTCGGGGCCAACAATGCCGCCAACAATATCGGGCTGGCGCAGATCAATATCCGCGCGCTCAAGGCGGGGATGATCCTCATCACCATCCTGCCCATTCTCGCCATCTATCCGCTGATCCTCAAATTCTTCACCAAGGGGACGATGTCGGGAGCGCTCAAGGGATGA
- a CDS encoding ABC transporter permease subunit, translated as MVGSSEEQLGAAVASGNVPVNGHAAGVLPQAGPQSRHVAEQGMNRLERFRFGLRQWWPYYAMMAPGLLFFFVWHYVPIWEAKMAFEQVRIIPPNIWVGLKNFGVLFSSPIFHQVLLNTLIISGMKILFVFPVPIMVALLLNEVRNGKLRGAIQSAIYLPHFLSWVVIAGVFIALLSPTDGAVNQVQQSMGFGTTNYLTNTGTIRWVLVVSEIWRSAGWDSLLYLAAIFAIDPQLYEAAEMDGANRWQKIWHVTIPGIVPTIATLFILNMGMFLSADLNQVINFQNAVNASTIDIIDTYVYRMGLSTGEYALATAAGLFKAVIGMILVLTSHLVSKRLTGKGVW; from the coding sequence ATGGTTGGCTCATCGGAAGAGCAGCTCGGCGCCGCAGTGGCGAGTGGGAACGTTCCCGTGAACGGACACGCTGCAGGCGTTTTGCCGCAGGCGGGGCCGCAATCGCGCCATGTTGCTGAACAGGGTATGAACAGGCTTGAGCGCTTCCGCTTCGGCCTGCGCCAATGGTGGCCCTATTACGCCATGATGGCGCCGGGCCTGCTGTTCTTTTTCGTTTGGCATTACGTGCCGATCTGGGAAGCCAAGATGGCTTTCGAGCAGGTTCGCATCATCCCGCCCAATATCTGGGTCGGGCTCAAGAATTTCGGCGTGCTGTTTTCCTCGCCCATCTTCCATCAGGTGCTGCTCAACACGCTGATCATTTCGGGCATGAAGATCCTCTTTGTGTTCCCGGTGCCGATCATGGTGGCGCTGCTGCTCAATGAAGTGCGCAACGGCAAGCTGCGCGGGGCGATCCAGTCGGCGATCTACCTGCCGCACTTCTTGAGCTGGGTGGTGATCGCGGGCGTGTTCATCGCGCTGCTGTCGCCCACCGATGGTGCTGTCAACCAGGTCCAGCAATCCATGGGCTTTGGCACCACCAATTACCTGACCAATACCGGCACGATCCGCTGGGTGCTGGTGGTATCGGAAATCTGGCGTTCGGCGGGTTGGGACAGCCTGCTTTATCTGGCCGCGATCTTTGCCATCGACCCGCAGCTATATGAAGCCGCCGAAATGGATGGCGCCAATCGCTGGCAAAAGATCTGGCATGTGACCATTCCGGGGATCGTGCCGACGATCGCGACGCTGTTCATCCTCAATATGGGCATGTTCCTGTCGGCCGACCTCAACCAGGTCATCAATTTCCAGAACGCGGTCAACGCTTCCACCATCGATATCATCGACACCTATGTCTACCGCATGGGCCTTTCGACCGGTGAATATGCGCTAGCCACGGCCGCTGGCCTGTTCAAGGCGGTGATCGGCATGATCCTGGTATTGACCTCGCATCTCGTCAGCAAGCGCCTTACCGGCAAGGGAGTGTGGTGA
- a CDS encoding LacI family DNA-binding transcriptional regulator, protein MRNSRDRRPTIVDVAERAGVSKSTAARALTGSSNITEETRDRVIRAAAAVGYERNHLAVGMRSGRSGLLGLVIPDITNPFWGDVARGAQDRASRSGASLLIFSSDWDPKAEAAHLGALRRARVDGAIINPVADSFDDLDRFGLPCVFIGSSAERFPNISSVGSDIAQAVRLGLDHFVQKGHPAPSLLLGPKSRLARARFLRAVHEHCVERDVDPAVLPIEDGEYTVRGGREAMARLLERPRVGHLAVFAANDMMALGAMMAVRDAGLECPRDVSIMGFDGIPSGEFAWPGLTTVAKPGRDIGERAVDGLFDEIEHKPDHRRIYMPCRLVERGSIAELSAQAAQRRAAS, encoded by the coding sequence ATGCGCAACAGCCGCGATCGCCGACCAACCATTGTTGATGTTGCCGAGCGCGCCGGGGTGTCCAAGAGCACCGCGGCCCGCGCGCTGACGGGCTCGTCCAACATCACCGAGGAAACCCGTGACCGGGTGATCCGGGCCGCCGCCGCCGTTGGTTATGAGCGCAATCACCTCGCGGTGGGCATGCGCTCGGGCCGCAGCGGCCTGTTGGGCCTCGTGATCCCCGATATCACCAACCCGTTCTGGGGCGATGTGGCGCGTGGGGCGCAGGATCGTGCTTCGCGCAGCGGGGCGTCACTGCTGATCTTTTCTTCCGACTGGGACCCCAAGGCGGAAGCGGCGCATCTGGGCGCGCTGCGCCGGGCGCGGGTCGATGGGGCGATCATCAACCCGGTGGCCGACAGTTTTGACGATCTCGACCGCTTCGGCCTGCCTTGCGTTTTCATCGGCTCGAGCGCCGAGCGCTTTCCCAATATTTCCAGCGTCGGTTCGGACATTGCCCAGGCGGTACGGCTCGGGCTGGACCATTTCGTGCAAAAGGGCCATCCGGCGCCGAGCCTCCTGCTTGGCCCGAAATCGCGCTTGGCGCGGGCACGGTTCTTGCGCGCGGTGCATGAGCATTGCGTCGAGCGGGACGTCGATCCTGCCGTGCTGCCGATCGAGGACGGGGAATATACCGTCAGGGGCGGGCGCGAGGCGATGGCGCGGCTGCTGGAGCGCCCGCGCGTCGGGCACCTAGCTGTGTTTGCGGCCAATGACATGATGGCGTTGGGCGCGATGATGGCGGTGCGCGATGCCGGGCTCGAATGCCCCCGCGACGTTTCAATCATGGGTTTTGACGGCATTCCCTCGGGCGAGTTCGCCTGGCCGGGTCTGACCACGGTGGCCAAGCCGGGGCGCGATATCGGCGAGCGCGCCGTGGACGGGCTCTTTGACGAAATCGAACACAAGCCGGACCACCGGCGCATTTACATGCCGTGCCGGCTGGTTGAGCGCGGCTCGATTGCCGAACTGTCGGCGCAGGCCGCGCAGCGACGCGCCGCGAGCTAA
- a CDS encoding Crp/Fnr family transcriptional regulator, translated as MDDQRLDRFFRRLRVRDTLGQAERDALSAAAGQTVHFAPGELMARYGSSPNKSLLLIQGMAARQNTVESGQQQITAFHIAGDFVDLHAFLLSKLDHDVSAMSAVAAVEFPHDALRQITEDYPHLTRLLWLSTLLDGAIHRQWLVAMGRLTAIAHMAHLFCEHYVRAQAVGLAEDMSFPFEITQQELADALGLSNVHVNRTLQELRRQDLVSWDTKRVRVIDWKRLQDVGQFDPIFLDVVHTPR; from the coding sequence ATGGACGATCAGCGTCTTGATAGATTTTTTCGCCGCCTGCGGGTGCGTGACACCCTAGGACAAGCAGAACGGGATGCGCTTTCGGCGGCGGCCGGCCAGACTGTTCATTTCGCCCCGGGCGAGTTGATGGCGCGCTATGGCAGCAGCCCGAACAAGAGCCTGTTGCTGATCCAGGGCATGGCTGCCCGGCAAAACACGGTGGAAAGCGGCCAGCAGCAGATCACGGCCTTTCACATCGCGGGCGATTTCGTGGATCTGCATGCCTTCCTGCTATCCAAGCTGGATCATGATGTCAGTGCGATGTCCGCCGTGGCGGCCGTTGAGTTCCCCCATGATGCCTTGCGGCAGATCACCGAGGACTATCCGCACCTAACGCGGCTGCTGTGGCTCTCGACCTTGCTGGATGGGGCGATCCACCGGCAATGGCTGGTGGCGATGGGGCGGCTGACCGCGATTGCGCATATGGCGCATCTGTTCTGCGAGCATTATGTGCGCGCCCAGGCCGTGGGGCTGGCCGAGGATATGAGCTTTCCGTTCGAGATCACGCAGCAGGAGCTCGCTGATGCGCTGGGGCTTTCCAATGTGCATGTGAACCGCACGCTCCAGGAGCTGCGGCGCCAGGATTTAGTGTCCTGGGATACCAAGCGCGTGCGGGTGATCGACTGGAAGCGCCTGCAGGATGTGGGGCAGTTCGATCCTATCTTCCTTGATGTCGTGCATACGCCGCGGTGA
- a CDS encoding oxidoreductase encodes MNMKLYLSLLTSAVMIVCSTLGAVALDVPTAQPILTVSGNITQTNQDGVAVFDRTMLEALGNAAIVTRTPWFDGVSTYEGVPLEALMDAVGAEGHTVTAIALNDYVTTIPLSDFADFGPILALRHNGQYMTVREKGPLFIIYPFDENPDLRTSTYYGRAAWQVKQLIVE; translated from the coding sequence ATGAACATGAAGTTGTACCTGTCCCTGCTCACCAGCGCCGTGATGATTGTCTGCTCCACCTTGGGTGCAGTGGCGCTTGATGTACCAACAGCTCAGCCCATCCTGACCGTATCCGGCAACATCACCCAGACCAATCAGGACGGGGTGGCTGTGTTTGACCGCACGATGCTCGAGGCGCTTGGCAACGCCGCCATTGTGACCCGGACGCCCTGGTTTGACGGGGTGAGTACCTATGAAGGCGTGCCTCTCGAGGCGCTGATGGATGCCGTGGGCGCCGAGGGGCACACCGTCACTGCCATTGCGCTCAACGACTATGTCACCACGATCCCACTCTCGGATTTTGCCGATTTCGGACCCATTCTGGCGCTGCGCCACAACGGGCAATACATGACGGTGCGGGAAAAGGGCCCGCTCTTTATCATCTATCCCTTCGACGAAAACCCGGACCTGCGCACCTCGACCTATTATGGGCGGGCCGCCTGGCAGGTCAAACAGTTGATCGTGGAGTAA
- a CDS encoding EAL domain-containing protein, whose translation MQAASVKFMQRALAVIVCCLVVATCYTSLVIAQRQTALQNLSRYNVAWTVSQSLSEFTRLEQSLALYALDATPERLAEAMLRLDIMFSRVEMYEAGPASSENSRTLRIFIEADPANQETVHAVRGALETVDGLLASEPHTRAKLLEGLAALAPLDARLTALASAAGAYGAARTAADRAELQRLHWIFTGLAWGLILCGVALTLLLFRNNRLLQRAYQDVSTLAAQLGATSKTLRAQNDRFDAALNNMSHAICTFDADGKLVVFNQRFAELCGLPQNLEPGLTATQMEERAAEQGADTAYYSILARQLPMIWNRTGKVFTSELPDGRAYAVSHTPLPDGGWLATYEDISERRRAELRIAHMAHHDALTNLPNRVQFRLQLDQMLLRSRKHDLSFCVFLLDLDGFKDVNDTFGHHLGDQLLKVVAQRLQQGSTTYHAVARLGGDEFATACWIEGDAEQQRRIGERLIADLSRPYFLEGRELSVGASIGVAQFCPKTPVETEELLRHADLALYVAKADGKGRVRFFEPELDQQLQTRKTLEADLRKALDRGEMEVHYQPVLVAETRQVCRYEALLRWRPGGDRLVPPSTFIPLAEATGLINEIGAWVLQQACAEAACWPGDLGLAVNLSAVQFKSGELVRTIGDALAASGLDAHRLELEITESVLLQGDEQTLSALMRLKDIGVRIAMDDFGTGYSSLSNLRRFPFDTIKIDKSFVADLTNRDDAVSVVRLIIQLGEVLGMQTTAEGVETEEQFHLLQQAGCTNVQGFLFDRAKPASEIAHHIAATHAPPAKVDSAADPLAERKSA comes from the coding sequence GTGCAGGCCGCGTCGGTCAAGTTCATGCAGCGCGCCTTGGCAGTCATCGTGTGCTGCCTTGTGGTCGCGACCTGCTACACCTCGCTGGTGATTGCCCAGCGCCAGACTGCATTGCAAAACCTGTCGCGCTACAATGTTGCCTGGACTGTCAGCCAGTCCCTTTCCGAGTTCACCCGGCTCGAGCAGAGCCTGGCCCTTTACGCGCTCGACGCCACGCCAGAGCGGCTGGCCGAAGCCATGCTGCGGCTCGACATCATGTTCAGCCGGGTCGAGATGTATGAGGCTGGCCCGGCTTCCAGTGAAAACTCGCGCACGCTGCGCATCTTTATCGAGGCCGATCCGGCCAATCAGGAAACCGTTCATGCTGTGCGGGGCGCGCTTGAAACGGTCGATGGCCTGCTCGCCTCCGAACCCCATACGCGGGCCAAACTGCTCGAGGGGCTTGCGGCCCTTGCCCCGTTGGACGCCCGCCTGACCGCTCTTGCCTCCGCGGCCGGGGCCTATGGCGCCGCACGCACGGCCGCCGATCGGGCCGAACTGCAGCGCCTGCACTGGATCTTCACTGGCCTCGCCTGGGGCCTGATCCTGTGCGGTGTCGCCTTGACGCTGCTGCTGTTCCGCAACAATCGGCTGTTGCAACGCGCCTACCAGGATGTCAGCACGCTCGCCGCTCAGTTGGGGGCAACCTCCAAGACCCTGCGGGCGCAGAATGACCGGTTCGATGCTGCCCTTAACAACATGTCCCATGCGATCTGCACCTTCGACGCCGATGGCAAGCTCGTCGTGTTCAACCAGCGATTTGCCGAACTTTGCGGCCTGCCGCAGAACCTGGAGCCTGGTCTCACCGCCACCCAGATGGAGGAAAGGGCGGCCGAGCAAGGCGCGGACACCGCCTATTACAGCATCCTGGCCCGCCAGCTCCCGATGATCTGGAACCGCACCGGCAAGGTGTTCACCTCCGAGCTACCCGATGGCCGCGCCTATGCGGTTTCCCATACCCCGCTACCGGATGGCGGATGGCTCGCCACCTATGAGGACATCAGCGAGCGCCGCCGCGCCGAGCTGCGCATCGCGCATATGGCCCACCATGATGCCCTGACCAATCTGCCCAACCGCGTGCAGTTCAGGCTGCAGCTGGACCAGATGTTGCTGCGCTCGCGCAAGCATGACCTCAGCTTTTGTGTGTTCCTGCTCGATCTCGATGGCTTCAAGGACGTCAATGACACCTTCGGCCATCACCTGGGCGATCAACTCCTCAAAGTCGTGGCCCAGCGCCTGCAGCAGGGCAGCACGACTTACCACGCCGTGGCGCGGCTGGGCGGCGACGAGTTCGCCACCGCCTGCTGGATTGAAGGCGATGCCGAACAGCAGCGCCGGATCGGCGAGCGGCTGATTGCCGATCTGTCCCGGCCCTATTTTCTGGAGGGGCGCGAACTGTCCGTCGGCGCCAGCATCGGGGTGGCGCAGTTCTGCCCCAAGACGCCAGTGGAAACCGAGGAATTGCTGCGCCATGCCGATCTGGCGCTTTATGTCGCCAAGGCCGATGGCAAGGGCCGGGTGCGGTTTTTCGAGCCGGAGCTCGACCAGCAGCTGCAAACCCGCAAGACGCTGGAAGCCGATCTGCGCAAGGCGCTGGATCGGGGCGAGATGGAAGTGCATTACCAGCCCGTCCTCGTGGCCGAAACGCGCCAGGTATGTCGCTACGAGGCGCTGTTGCGTTGGCGTCCGGGTGGGGATCGGCTCGTGCCACCCTCGACCTTCATCCCACTCGCCGAGGCGACGGGCCTGATCAACGAGATCGGCGCCTGGGTGCTGCAGCAGGCCTGCGCCGAAGCGGCCTGCTGGCCCGGAGATCTGGGCCTGGCGGTCAATTTGTCTGCCGTTCAGTTCAAGAGTGGCGAGCTGGTCAGGACCATCGGCGACGCCCTCGCCGCATCGGGGCTGGACGCGCACCGGCTGGAGCTGGAAATCACCGAATCCGTGCTGCTCCAGGGCGACGAGCAAACCCTGTCCGCGCTGATGCGCCTCAAGGACATTGGCGTGCGCATCGCCATGGACGACTTCGGCACCGGCTATTCCTCGCTCAGCAATCTGCGTCGCTTCCCCTTTGACACCATCAAGATCGACAAGTCGTTCGTGGCCGATCTAACCAATCGCGATGACGCGGTTTCCGTGGTGCGGCTGATCATTCAGCTCGGTGAAGTGCTGGGAATGCAGACCACCGCCGAAGGAGTGGAAACCGAGGAACAGTTCCACCTGCTCCAACAAGCCGGCTGCACCAATGTGCAGGGCTTCCTGTTCGATCGCGCCAAGCCGGCGAGCGAGATAGCCCATCACATCGCCGCAACTCACGCGCCCCCCGCGAAAGTCGATTCTGCAGCCGATCCACTTGCGGAACGTAAATCGGCCTGA
- a CDS encoding YihY/virulence factor BrkB family protein: MATVQNRSAEQDHGREADAPTEVPAKGWKDILWRTYAEINDDRVTLIAAAVTYYLLLAIFPTLTAFVSLYGLFTDPATVTEHVRALSAVVPEGGMAIIDEQLKRLTSSQESTLSFALIISIAIALWSASSGVKTLFEAMNIAYDEREKRNFFVLNATALVFTLAGVVGAVVMIGVAVVVPAVLNFLGLGSGLEWVLKIGSYLLLAVVLLLGIAVLYRFGSSRQQPKWRWVTPGALLAVVGIIVVSLLFSWYAANFANFDKTYGSLGGLIALLTWMWISVTMLIVGAELNAEAERQTRRDSTVGSSDPLGHRNATAADTVGKSRDEGGEPTDDISGKSPEWQAGYRAAAAQLRPRRQHSLGALALAVPASLALGAMRRRDKRS, translated from the coding sequence ATGGCAACAGTCCAAAACCGCAGCGCCGAGCAGGATCATGGTCGTGAGGCGGATGCGCCAACGGAGGTACCGGCAAAGGGCTGGAAGGACATCCTGTGGCGCACCTATGCCGAGATCAATGATGATCGGGTGACCCTGATCGCGGCGGCGGTAACCTATTACCTGCTGCTGGCGATCTTCCCCACCCTCACGGCCTTTGTGTCCCTTTATGGCCTGTTCACCGACCCGGCCACGGTGACCGAGCATGTCAGGGCACTGTCCGCGGTGGTGCCCGAAGGAGGCATGGCCATCATCGATGAACAACTCAAGCGCCTGACCTCGAGCCAGGAATCGACGCTGAGCTTTGCCCTTATCATCTCGATCGCCATTGCGCTTTGGAGCGCCAGTTCGGGGGTCAAGACGCTGTTTGAGGCAATGAACATCGCCTATGACGAGCGCGAAAAGCGCAATTTCTTTGTTCTGAACGCCACCGCCCTCGTGTTTACCCTGGCCGGTGTCGTTGGCGCGGTGGTGATGATTGGCGTGGCCGTGGTGGTGCCAGCGGTGCTGAATTTCCTCGGGCTGGGGAGTGGGCTGGAATGGGTGCTCAAGATCGGCTCCTACCTGCTGCTCGCTGTGGTCTTGCTGTTGGGTATTGCCGTTCTTTATCGCTTCGGCTCGAGCCGGCAGCAGCCGAAATGGCGCTGGGTTACCCCGGGCGCTCTCCTTGCCGTGGTCGGGATCATCGTCGTGTCGCTGCTGTTCTCCTGGTATGCGGCGAACTTCGCCAATTTCGACAAGACCTACGGCTCGCTGGGCGGGCTCATTGCCCTGCTGACCTGGATGTGGATCTCGGTCACCATGCTGATCGTGGGTGCCGAGCTTAATGCGGAGGCCGAGCGGCAGACGCGGCGCGATTCCACCGTGGGCAGCAGCGATCCGCTCGGTCACCGCAATGCCACGGCAGCCGACACGGTAGGCAAGTCCCGCGACGAGGGCGGGGAACCCACCGACGATATTTCAGGCAAAAGCCCGGAATGGCAGGCCGGTTACCGGGCCGCTGCGGCGCAGCTGCGCCCACGGCGGCAGCATTCCCTGGGCGCCCTGGCCCTGGCAGTGCCGGCTTCACTGGCGCTGGGCGCAATGCGGCGGCGGGACAAGCGCTCCTAG
- a CDS encoding CAP domain-containing protein, whose amino-acid sequence MSAIRRRTAILLPTLGLLGAVLLSACSPFGNTAGSAGTLSPGLSARMDQPGASLDRAQAIGIINAYRATNGLPALALDTGLSGTAQALVNQYASTGTPPKTPNGVKALKLSAGYATFAETFSGWRNNPADAAGLRVPASKAGVAVAFNPTSNYGIYWVLILAD is encoded by the coding sequence ATGAGCGCCATTCGCCGCCGCACCGCCATTTTGCTCCCCACCCTTGGTCTTCTTGGCGCGGTCCTGCTGTCCGCCTGCAGCCCCTTTGGCAACACTGCCGGCTCCGCCGGGACCCTGTCGCCCGGCCTGTCCGCCCGCATGGACCAGCCAGGCGCCAGCCTCGACCGGGCCCAAGCCATCGGCATCATCAATGCCTATCGCGCCACCAACGGCCTACCGGCCCTGGCGCTCGATACTGGCCTGAGCGGCACTGCCCAGGCCCTCGTCAACCAGTATGCATCCACCGGCACGCCGCCCAAGACGCCCAATGGTGTCAAGGCGCTCAAGCTCAGCGCGGGTTACGCCACCTTCGCCGAAACCTTCTCGGGCTGGCGCAACAATCCAGCCGATGCTGCTGGCCTTCGCGTCCCTGCGAGCAAGGCCGGCGTCGCCGTGGCCTTCAATCCGACCTCCAATTACGGCATCTACTGGGTGCTTATTCTTGCCGACTGA
- a CDS encoding sulfurtransferase TusA family protein translates to MPTEPTLIDARGLKCPLPVLQTEKRLAQLPAGARLVVLATDPMARIDIPLYCRQNGHDCAVTDAGDHLRFELVRR, encoded by the coding sequence TTGCCGACTGAGCCGACACTGATCGACGCGCGGGGGCTCAAATGTCCCCTGCCGGTGCTGCAAACCGAAAAACGGCTGGCCCAACTGCCAGCCGGCGCCCGGCTCGTCGTGCTGGCCACCGACCCAATGGCGCGCATCGACATCCCGCTATACTGCCGCCAAAACGGCCATGACTGCGCGGTGACGGATGCCGGCGATCACCTGCGCTTCGAGCTAGTGCGCCGCTAA